In Cataglyphis hispanica isolate Lineage 1 chromosome 10, ULB_Chis1_1.0, whole genome shotgun sequence, a genomic segment contains:
- the LOC126852520 gene encoding cAMP-specific 3',5'-cyclic phosphodiesterase isoform X14, which yields MIPQMTNGEMKTGSMDKSARYFNYLRTLADLTAIASIMAVQFKRMLNKELSHFSESSKSGNQISEYICSTFLDKQQELDLPSLRIEDAVAATGSVDARAAKKKDRAQRGPAAMSKISGVKRPLTHTNSFTGERVPLHGVETPHEEELGKLLSDIDKWGIDIFRIGELSNNRPLTCVAYTAFQSRDLLKSLAIPPKTFVAFMMTLEDHYVKDNPFHNSLHAADVTQSTHTLLNTPALESVFTPLEITAALFAASIHDVDHPGLTNQFLINSSSELALMYNDESVLENHHLAVAFKLLQNEGCDIFVNMTKKQRQTLRKMVIDMVLSTDMSKHMSLLADLKTMVETKKVAGSGVLLLDNYTDRIQVLENLVHCADLSNPTKPLPLYRRWVALLMEEFFLQGDREREQNMDISPMCDRHSATIEKSQVGFIDYIVHPLWETWADLVHPDAQEILDTLEENRDWYQSMIPPSPPSDETQQPATNENQQQQDRIHFQVTLEEGDETGETVEGGDTGGGDGGGGESTFSSEDAGGETEENATEAGM from the exons TTCAAGAGAATGCTGAACAAAGAGCTATCGCATTTCTCGGAGTCCTCCAAATCTGGCAATCAAATTTCGGAATATATCTGCAGCACCTTCCTTG ACAAGCAGCAGGAGCTGGATTTACCGTCTCTGCGAATCGAGGATGCGGTCGCCGCTACGGGTAGCGTGGATGCACGGGCGGCGAAGAAAAAGGATCGTGCGCAAAGGGGCCCCGCCGCCATGTCAAAAATCAGCGGCGTGAAACGGCCATTGACACACACCAACAGCTTCACCGGGGAGCGCGTGCCGCTTCACGGGGTAGAAACACCGCACGAGGAGGAACTCGGCAAG CTGCTGTCGGACATCGATAAGTGGGGCATCGACATCTTCAGGATAGGCGAGCTCAGCAACAATCGACCCCTCACTTGCGTGGCGTACACGGCCTTCCAGAGTCGAGATCTGCTCAAATCGTTGGCAATACCGCCCAAGACCTTCGTTGCTTTCATGATGACCCTGGAGGATCATTACGTGAAGGATAATCCCTTCCACAATAGCCTCCACGCAGCTGATGTGACCCAGTCTACTCACACTCTGCTCAACACGCCCGCCTTAGAG TCCGTGTTCACACCGTTGGAGATCACCGCTGCATTATTTGCGGCTTCTATCCATGATGTAGACCATCCAGGACTCACGAATCAGTTTCTCATTAATTCAA gcTCTGAGCTCGCGCTGATGTACAATGACGAGTCGGTACTGGAGAATCATCATTTGGCAGTCGCATTCAAGCTTCTGCAAAACGAGGGCTGCGACATATTCGTGAACATGACGAAAAAGCAGCGTCAGACTCTGCGAAAGATGGTTATCGACATGGTACTCTCGACGGACATGTCCAAGCACATGTCGTTGCTGGCCGATCTGAAGACCATGGTGGAGACGAAGAAGGTCGCTGGTTCCGGCGTATTGCTGCTCGACAACTACACCGATCGCATTCAGGTGCTGGAGAACTTGGTCCACTGTGCCGATCTATCCAATCCAACAAAACCGTTGCCGCTCTATCGACGATGGGTGGCTCTGCTGATGGAAGAGTTCTTCCTGCAGGGCGACCGCGAACGGGAACAGAATATGGATATAAGTCCGATGTGCGATCGGCATAGCGCCACAATCGAGAAGTCGCAAGTCGGCTTCATTGACTATATCGTGCATCCGCTATGGGAGACCTGGGCGGATCTAGTGCATCCGGATGCGCAGGAGATTTTGGATACTCTTGAAGAAAATCGTGATTGGTATCAATCGATGATACCGCCCTCACCGCCGTCCGACGAAACGCAACAGCCAGCAACGAATGAAAATCAGCAACAGCAGGATAGAATACACTTTCAAGTGACATTGGAAGAAGGCGACGAGACCGGCGAGACGGTAGAAGGTGGTGATACCGGCGGCGGTGATGGCGGCGGTGGTGAATCGACATTTTCCAGCGAGGACGCGGGCGGTGAGACGGAGGAGAACGCCACAGAGGCTGGGATGTGA